One Candidatus Flexicrinis proximus DNA window includes the following coding sequences:
- a CDS encoding bifunctional 5,10-methylenetetrahydrofolate dehydrogenase/5,10-methenyltetrahydrofolate cyclohydrolase: MTATIIDGNPIAERLRADIARDAAAFKSEFGYQPGLGVVLVGDDPASQMYVRMKRRACESVGVISYAHILPSDATQTEVEAAVRTLNDDPKVHGILVQLPLPKHIDEDQVLRIIDFEKDADGAHPLNIGLLAMKGREPLYIPATPAGIMVILKDIGVELSGANAVVIGRSNIVGMPIALLLMEANATVTMCHSRTKNLQAHLKDADVVIAAVGRAGYVKGDWLKPGCVVIDVGTNKIDDPTAEKGYRYVGDVELESAREVARAITKVPGGVGPLTITMLIQQTVKAAWRRARK, translated from the coding sequence ATGACAGCGACGATTATCGACGGCAACCCGATTGCGGAACGACTACGCGCAGATATTGCGCGGGACGCGGCTGCGTTCAAAAGCGAATTCGGATATCAGCCCGGGCTGGGAGTCGTCCTTGTAGGCGACGATCCGGCCTCGCAAATGTACGTAAGAATGAAGCGCAGAGCGTGCGAAAGCGTTGGTGTGATTTCGTATGCCCACATCCTACCGAGCGACGCTACTCAGACCGAGGTCGAGGCCGCAGTGCGTACGCTGAACGATGACCCGAAAGTACACGGTATCCTGGTCCAGCTTCCGCTGCCCAAGCACATCGACGAAGATCAGGTGCTGCGAATCATCGACTTCGAGAAGGACGCCGACGGGGCGCACCCGCTGAACATCGGGCTGCTGGCGATGAAAGGGCGCGAGCCGCTGTATATTCCGGCAACCCCGGCGGGGATCATGGTGATCCTGAAGGACATCGGCGTCGAACTGAGCGGGGCAAACGCCGTGGTGATTGGCCGAAGCAATATCGTCGGGATGCCGATCGCGCTGCTGCTGATGGAGGCGAACGCAACAGTGACGATGTGCCACAGCCGCACGAAGAACCTACAGGCGCACCTGAAGGACGCCGACGTAGTGATCGCGGCCGTGGGACGCGCGGGATACGTCAAGGGCGACTGGCTCAAGCCCGGCTGTGTGGTGATCGACGTCGGGACGAACAAGATCGATGACCCAACGGCAGAAAAAGGCTATCGCTACGTCGGCGACGTGGAGCTAGAGTCCGCCCGCGAAGTGGCTCGCGCGATCACGAAGGTCCCCGGCGGCGTTGGCCCACTGACGATCACGATGCTGATCCAGCAGACGGTCAAGGCGGCGTGGCGGCGCGCAAGAAAGTAA
- a CDS encoding 8-oxoguanine deaminase, giving the protein MATLLLKNIGTLVTMDASRREIRDGAVLIRGNVIEAVGASAELADRAAERVIAMPNHVVTPGLINTHHHMFQNLTRCIAQDHELFGWLTTLYQIWKRLTPEMVYVSAQVAMAELMLSGCTTSSDHLYLYINGIQIDNEIQAAADIGMRFNPTRGSMSMGESKGGLPPDILTEDETHILKETQRAVELFHDNQRHSMLRVGIAPTAPFNVSIDLMREAAAMARSFPGVRLHTHLAENVKDIDFSLEKFKMRPGEYAESVGWLGDDVWHAHCVQLDASEIDMFARTGTGIAHCPCSNMRLASGIAPIRQMLDQKVKIGIGVDGSASNDSGHLLLEARQAMLLQRVAHSDPSAMSAREALEMATLGGAAVLGRDDIGAIAAGMSADLAGFRTDTLAMSGTHADPVSALLFGAAHQADLSVINGRIVIEDGQLLPIDLGRVLEQHGRLSRELVNG; this is encoded by the coding sequence GTGGCGACTCTCCTACTGAAGAATATCGGCACGCTGGTCACGATGGATGCGAGCCGGCGCGAGATTAGAGACGGCGCGGTGTTGATCCGCGGGAACGTGATCGAGGCCGTCGGAGCCAGCGCGGAGCTTGCAGACAGAGCGGCAGAGCGCGTGATTGCGATGCCGAACCACGTGGTGACGCCTGGACTGATCAATACGCACCACCACATGTTTCAGAACCTGACGCGGTGCATCGCGCAGGATCACGAGCTCTTCGGATGGCTGACGACGCTGTACCAAATCTGGAAGCGGCTGACGCCGGAAATGGTTTATGTCTCGGCGCAGGTGGCGATGGCGGAGCTGATGCTATCGGGCTGCACGACAAGCAGCGACCACCTGTACCTGTACATCAACGGCATTCAGATCGACAACGAGATACAGGCGGCGGCCGATATCGGAATGCGGTTTAATCCAACGCGCGGGTCGATGAGCATGGGCGAGTCGAAAGGCGGGCTTCCGCCGGATATCCTGACTGAAGACGAAACACATATCCTGAAAGAGACACAGCGCGCTGTGGAACTTTTCCACGACAACCAGCGGCATTCGATGCTGCGGGTCGGCATCGCGCCGACAGCGCCGTTCAACGTGTCGATCGACCTGATGCGCGAAGCGGCGGCGATGGCGCGAAGCTTTCCGGGCGTGCGACTGCACACGCATCTGGCAGAAAATGTGAAGGACATCGACTTCAGCCTGGAAAAATTCAAGATGCGGCCAGGGGAATACGCGGAATCGGTCGGCTGGCTTGGCGACGACGTATGGCACGCCCACTGCGTCCAGCTTGACGCCAGCGAGATCGACATGTTTGCACGGACGGGGACGGGGATCGCCCACTGCCCTTGCTCCAACATGCGTCTGGCTTCGGGAATCGCACCCATCCGGCAGATGCTCGATCAAAAAGTGAAGATCGGGATTGGCGTCGATGGATCAGCGTCAAACGACAGCGGCCATCTGCTGCTTGAGGCGCGGCAAGCGATGCTGTTACAACGCGTGGCTCACAGCGATCCTTCCGCGATGAGCGCAAGGGAGGCGCTGGAGATGGCGACGCTGGGCGGCGCTGCGGTGCTGGGACGCGACGACATTGGCGCGATCGCCGCAGGAATGTCCGCCGACCTTGCCGGTTTCCGTACAGATACGCTGGCGATGAGCGGCACACATGCAGATCCGGTCAGCGCGCTGTTGTTCGGGGCGGCGCATCAAGCGGACCTGAGCGTCATCAACGGCCGGATAGTGATCGAGGACGGACAGCTGCTACCGATAGACCTGGGACGAGTCCTGGAGCAGCATGGACGTCTCTCACGCGAGCTTGTGAACGGGTAG
- a CDS encoding nucleotidyltransferase family protein: MTPYNRVRARIAARIALRHSTLQAVVLGEVRGHEPVREVQRPVGAVVLAAGLSSRMGESKILLPWRDNRTIIEHIIEQLIKSRVDPIVVVTGHQATEVRAVLEKWDVQIVHNKAYQTGEMLSSLKVGLQAMPRETTAALMVLGDQPGIQPKIINKVLLAFAENQHDLVVPSFELRRGHPVLLGRRYWADAFALPVTATPRKLLNLHAEHIHYINVDTDSVLRDVDTPQDYERERKIDGADRDRRKK; this comes from the coding sequence ATGACTCCCTACAATCGGGTGCGCGCGCGCATTGCCGCCCGAATCGCCCTCCGTCACAGTACGCTTCAGGCTGTCGTGTTGGGTGAAGTGCGCGGACACGAGCCTGTCCGCGAGGTGCAGCGTCCGGTCGGCGCGGTAGTCCTGGCGGCCGGCCTCTCTTCCCGCATGGGCGAGTCGAAAATCCTCCTGCCATGGCGTGACAACCGCACGATCATCGAACACATCATCGAGCAGTTGATCAAATCACGCGTGGACCCGATTGTGGTCGTGACCGGCCATCAGGCCACTGAAGTTCGTGCGGTGCTCGAAAAGTGGGATGTCCAGATCGTCCATAACAAGGCCTACCAGACCGGGGAAATGCTTTCCTCGCTCAAAGTAGGCTTGCAGGCCATGCCCCGTGAAACGACGGCGGCGCTCATGGTGCTCGGCGATCAGCCGGGCATCCAGCCCAAAATCATCAATAAGGTTCTCCTGGCTTTTGCCGAGAACCAGCATGATCTTGTCGTCCCCAGCTTCGAATTACGCCGTGGCCATCCTGTCCTGCTTGGCCGCCGCTACTGGGCCGACGCTTTCGCCCTGCCGGTCACCGCCACGCCGCGCAAGCTTCTGAACCTCCACGCCGAGCACATTCATTACATCAACGTCGACACCGACAGCGTCCTCCGTGACGTCGATACGCCACAGGACTATGAGCGTGAGCGCAAGATCGATGGCGCTGACCGCGACCGCCGCAAGAAATAA
- the yqeC gene encoding putative selenium-dependent hydroxylase accessory protein YqeC: MKFREAFQLEKGELVAFIGAGGKTSLMVGMGYELAESGWRVLATTTMTMPEEQLTLFPVAFPLSGGVAAISQALTEHRFVFVYDRIQRGSVMGLKPEMASSLLDVIDSDAMLVEADHAANLPLKAPRKGEPAIPPGTSLVVPVASFSAVGQPLDDLHVYNARAMIDRCGFPEWAPIKPSWIAQIVRDSELGLTGVPPMRGLSPSSIRLP, translated from the coding sequence ATGAAGTTTCGAGAAGCATTTCAATTGGAAAAAGGGGAACTCGTCGCCTTCATCGGCGCCGGCGGCAAGACCTCACTGATGGTCGGCATGGGCTACGAACTCGCCGAGTCGGGCTGGCGGGTTCTGGCAACCACCACTATGACCATGCCTGAGGAACAGCTCACCCTATTTCCTGTGGCGTTCCCGCTCAGTGGCGGCGTCGCAGCCATCTCCCAGGCGCTCACCGAACACCGCTTTGTCTTCGTCTACGACAGAATTCAGCGCGGCAGCGTGATGGGTCTCAAGCCCGAAATGGCCTCCAGCCTCCTCGATGTCATCGACTCCGACGCGATGCTGGTTGAGGCGGACCACGCCGCAAATCTGCCGCTCAAAGCCCCGCGAAAAGGTGAGCCGGCGATCCCTCCAGGGACGTCGCTGGTCGTTCCGGTCGCCTCATTTAGCGCGGTCGGCCAGCCGCTCGATGACTTACACGTCTACAACGCCCGCGCCATGATCGACCGCTGCGGTTTTCCCGAATGGGCGCCCATCAAGCCGTCCTGGATTGCTCAGATCGTTCGCGATTCCGAACTTGGATTAACCGGCGTTCCCCCAATGCGCGGGCTGTCGCCTTCTTCAATCAGACTCCCATGA
- a CDS encoding xanthine dehydrogenase family protein produces MQKPNSTTWDGPVVGQSVNRIDAHGKVTGMTPYPGDLDIPGQLWMKLRFSDRAHARVVSIDTSAARALPGVVGVFTSQDVPVNEYGLIIKDQPVLCGPGSTIADADIVRTYMDCIAVVVADTEAQAAVAAKLITVEYQDLPAVFDHRTAMNDGQPQIHDGNPGNILCKYRIRKGDMAVAWSQADAIVEGVYDTGYQEHAYLQPEAGLSYIDDEGRITVVVAGQWTHEDLWQITHALDLPEDRVRVIYPAIGGAFGGREDMSVQIVLALAVLKLQRPIKIQWSREESILYHHKRHPFTIHMKWGAKHDGTIVGIESRVIADCGAYAYTTTKVLANACLLASGPYLCDNIHVDAFGVYTNNVPTGAFRGFGSPQALFAAEGQVNKLAAALGIDPVELRLKNSIREGSITAVQTPLPKGVSMPEVIANCASESYWTHNGAWNRAPIEQPANPALRRGIGFAAGYKNVGYSFGFPEHSWAAIELYGKDEIERVVVRANGADVGQGTHTVMLQMAADAVGVPFNRVELVASDTASVGSSGSASASRLTFMSGNAIRGAAEKALAAWAAEERPAIASYEYRPPKTTSYDPQTGKSEPNFAYGYTAQAVEVEVDIETGLVRLVKVVSANDVGRAVNPQQVVGQIEGAIVQAQGYAVMEHLISREGRIMNPYLSTYLIPTVLDVPDEVKSVVLEYPDPIGPWGARGMGEMPLLPLAPAIAAAFFDATGVWIDEIPMTPDKVVKALRQNGIGAVI; encoded by the coding sequence ATGCAGAAACCGAATTCAACCACATGGGATGGTCCGGTCGTCGGTCAATCCGTTAATCGTATTGATGCTCACGGCAAGGTGACCGGCATGACGCCCTATCCCGGCGACCTTGACATCCCCGGTCAGTTGTGGATGAAACTACGCTTTTCCGACCGGGCGCACGCGCGCGTCGTCAGCATCGATACTTCGGCGGCCCGTGCCCTTCCCGGTGTAGTAGGCGTATTTACCTCCCAGGATGTCCCGGTTAATGAATACGGCCTGATCATCAAAGACCAGCCGGTGCTCTGCGGCCCCGGCAGCACCATCGCCGATGCCGACATCGTTCGCACCTACATGGACTGTATCGCCGTCGTTGTCGCCGACACTGAAGCGCAGGCCGCTGTCGCCGCAAAACTCATCACAGTCGAGTATCAGGATCTCCCTGCTGTCTTCGACCATCGCACCGCCATGAACGATGGGCAGCCCCAGATCCACGATGGAAACCCTGGCAACATCCTCTGCAAGTACCGTATTCGCAAAGGGGATATGGCAGTCGCCTGGTCGCAGGCGGACGCAATCGTTGAAGGCGTCTATGACACCGGCTATCAGGAGCACGCCTATCTTCAGCCAGAGGCCGGCCTCTCCTACATCGATGATGAGGGACGCATCACGGTCGTCGTTGCCGGCCAGTGGACCCACGAAGACCTCTGGCAGATAACCCATGCCCTCGACCTCCCGGAGGATCGCGTTCGTGTTATCTATCCCGCCATCGGCGGCGCGTTTGGCGGCCGCGAGGACATGTCCGTCCAGATCGTCCTCGCACTCGCCGTCTTGAAGCTCCAGCGTCCGATCAAAATCCAGTGGTCGCGCGAAGAGTCCATTCTCTACCACCACAAGCGGCATCCCTTCACTATCCACATGAAGTGGGGCGCCAAGCACGATGGCACTATCGTCGGCATTGAGTCGCGTGTAATCGCCGATTGCGGCGCTTACGCCTACACGACCACCAAAGTCCTTGCCAACGCCTGCCTTCTCGCCAGCGGCCCGTATCTCTGCGATAACATCCATGTCGACGCATTCGGCGTCTACACCAACAATGTTCCGACTGGAGCGTTTCGCGGTTTCGGCAGCCCTCAGGCGCTGTTCGCCGCCGAAGGCCAGGTCAATAAACTTGCCGCCGCCTTGGGTATTGATCCTGTCGAATTGCGTTTGAAGAACTCCATTCGCGAAGGCAGCATCACCGCCGTCCAGACGCCGCTCCCTAAAGGCGTTTCGATGCCGGAAGTCATCGCCAACTGCGCGAGCGAGAGCTACTGGACCCACAACGGCGCCTGGAACCGTGCCCCCATTGAACAGCCCGCGAATCCCGCGCTCAGGCGGGGTATCGGTTTCGCTGCCGGCTACAAGAATGTCGGCTACTCCTTCGGGTTCCCTGAACATTCATGGGCGGCCATCGAGCTGTACGGCAAAGATGAAATCGAACGAGTCGTCGTGCGCGCCAATGGTGCCGATGTGGGGCAGGGGACGCACACCGTGATGCTGCAAATGGCCGCCGATGCCGTTGGCGTTCCGTTTAACAGAGTTGAGCTGGTCGCCTCCGATACCGCGTCGGTCGGCTCGTCTGGAAGCGCGTCGGCCTCGCGCCTGACCTTCATGTCCGGCAATGCCATCCGCGGTGCCGCGGAAAAGGCGCTTGCGGCCTGGGCAGCCGAAGAGCGCCCCGCCATCGCCAGTTACGAATATCGCCCCCCCAAGACCACAAGCTACGATCCGCAGACGGGCAAGTCTGAGCCGAATTTCGCCTACGGATACACGGCGCAGGCGGTCGAAGTCGAAGTCGATATCGAGACCGGTCTCGTGCGTCTTGTAAAGGTCGTGAGTGCAAACGATGTCGGCCGGGCCGTCAACCCGCAGCAGGTCGTCGGCCAGATTGAGGGTGCGATAGTACAGGCCCAGGGGTATGCCGTCATGGAGCACCTCATAAGTCGCGAGGGGCGCATCATGAATCCCTATCTGTCGACCTATCTCATCCCGACCGTCCTCGACGTCCCCGACGAGGTAAAATCCGTTGTTCTCGAATACCCGGACCCGATTGGTCCCTGGGGCGCGCGCGGGATGGGTGAGATGCCGCTCCTGCCGCTTGCCCCGGCCATCGCCGCTGCCTTCTTTGACGCGACCGGTGTCTGGATCGACGAAATCCCGATGACTCCTGACAAAGTCGTCAAGGCGCTTCGTCAAAACGGGATCGGCGCGGTGATCTGA
- a CDS encoding FAD binding domain-containing protein, producing MWKQVISVTSAAEAVTLLAQYGSSARIMAGGTDLLLELERGVRSGIDTVIDISRAAGLSQITLDGEFIRVGALVTHNAVVGSQLIRSRALPLAQASWEVGAPQIRNRATIAGNIITASPANDTISPLMALGAEVELVSVRGTRRVPLSSFYTGLRKTVMQPDELLTALFVRAMQPDERGIFIKLGLRRAQAISVINVTVVAALQGALVTRAAITLGCVSPTIIRVSQAEAVLIGQSLVPEVIADCARAAAAAPTPISDVRSTAEYRTEMVAVLVTRALRALAAGAPDTLPVSPAMLWGDSPHVTLKNAITHGAGDPITTTINGEVRIFTTGYAKTLLDFLREEAGLTGTKEGCAEGECGACTVFLDGAAVMACMVPAVRAHDAQVVTIEGLAAEGDLHAIQSAFIDQAAVQCGYCTPGFLMAGAKLLEEYPDPSLEQIQTSISGNLCRCTGYYKIVSAIQDAARRRQLS from the coding sequence ATGTGGAAGCAGGTCATTAGCGTAACCTCCGCCGCCGAAGCTGTGACGCTCCTGGCGCAGTATGGCTCCTCGGCACGCATCATGGCAGGCGGCACTGACCTACTGCTTGAGCTTGAACGAGGTGTGCGATCCGGGATCGATACGGTCATCGACATTTCTCGTGCGGCTGGACTCAGCCAGATTACCCTTGACGGCGAGTTCATCCGAGTGGGTGCGCTCGTAACGCACAATGCTGTTGTGGGAAGCCAGCTGATCCGTTCGCGCGCGTTACCCCTGGCGCAGGCCAGTTGGGAAGTGGGCGCGCCTCAGATCCGCAACCGCGCAACGATCGCCGGCAACATCATCACAGCTTCTCCCGCAAACGATACGATTTCCCCTCTCATGGCTCTTGGCGCCGAGGTGGAGCTGGTTTCCGTTCGCGGAACGCGCCGCGTGCCGCTGAGCAGTTTCTATACCGGTCTGCGCAAGACCGTGATGCAGCCCGACGAGCTGTTGACCGCGCTGTTCGTCCGCGCCATGCAGCCGGATGAGCGAGGCATCTTCATCAAACTCGGCCTTCGTCGTGCCCAGGCTATTTCCGTCATAAACGTCACGGTTGTCGCTGCCCTGCAGGGTGCCCTCGTGACCCGTGCTGCCATTACCTTGGGATGCGTGTCGCCTACCATCATTCGTGTGTCGCAGGCCGAGGCGGTCCTGATTGGCCAGTCCCTTGTCCCTGAAGTCATTGCGGACTGCGCTCGTGCCGCTGCTGCTGCCCCTACGCCGATTTCTGATGTCCGCAGCACCGCCGAATATCGTACTGAAATGGTCGCGGTTCTGGTGACTCGTGCGCTTCGTGCGCTTGCCGCGGGAGCTCCTGATACCCTCCCGGTGTCGCCTGCCATGCTCTGGGGCGATTCGCCGCACGTGACTCTAAAGAACGCCATCACTCACGGTGCCGGCGACCCGATTACCACCACCATCAACGGCGAAGTCCGCATATTCACGACCGGCTACGCCAAGACGCTGCTGGATTTTCTGCGCGAAGAGGCTGGCCTCACCGGGACCAAGGAAGGCTGTGCTGAGGGCGAATGCGGAGCGTGTACTGTATTCCTGGATGGCGCGGCGGTGATGGCCTGTATGGTGCCCGCCGTGCGGGCGCACGATGCCCAGGTCGTCACTATTGAAGGCCTAGCAGCCGAGGGCGACCTGCACGCGATCCAGTCCGCCTTCATCGATCAGGCCGCCGTTCAGTGCGGCTACTGCACGCCCGGTTTCCTCATGGCTGGCGCCAAGCTACTGGAGGAATATCCAGATCCGTCGCTTGAGCAAATTCAAACCAGTATCAGTGGCAATCTGTGCCGCTGCACAGGATATTATAAGATCGTCAGTGCCATTCAGGACGCCGCCCGGCGTCGGCAGTTATCTTAG